One window from the genome of Streptomyces cadmiisoli encodes:
- a CDS encoding IS630 family transposase, which produces MKKCWTIPPAANAAFAAAMEDVLAVYRRPFDPARPVVCMDEKPYQLLGHVRDPLPARPGRDRREDNEYVRSGTCSIFCWVEPLRGWRRVDAQSRRTRVDWAHQVEHLLTVDYPDAATVVLVMDNLNTHTTASLYEAFDPAKAFALAQRLEIHHTPKHGSWLNIAEIELSALTRQCLDRRINDLTVLNTELAAWQQHTNSNQRQVDWHFTTDDARVKLRHLYPTTQRN; this is translated from the coding sequence GTGAAGAAGTGCTGGACCATCCCGCCGGCCGCGAACGCGGCCTTCGCCGCGGCGATGGAGGACGTCCTGGCGGTCTACCGCCGACCCTTCGACCCGGCGCGCCCCGTGGTGTGCATGGACGAGAAGCCGTACCAGCTGCTCGGCCACGTCCGCGATCCGCTTCCCGCGAGGCCGGGCCGTGACCGGCGCGAGGACAACGAGTACGTCCGCTCGGGGACCTGCTCGATCTTCTGCTGGGTCGAGCCGCTGCGCGGATGGCGGCGCGTGGACGCGCAGTCCCGCCGGACCAGGGTCGACTGGGCGCACCAGGTCGAACACCTGCTGACCGTGGACTATCCCGACGCCGCCACGGTCGTGCTGGTGATGGACAACCTCAACACCCACACCACCGCCTCGCTCTACGAGGCGTTCGACCCGGCAAAGGCCTTCGCGCTGGCCCAGCGCCTGGAGATCCACCACACCCCCAAACACGGGTCCTGGCTCAACATCGCCGAGATCGAGCTTTCCGCGCTCACCCGCCAGTGCCTGGACCGCCGCATCAACGACCTCACCGTGCTCAACACCGAACTCGCCGCCTGGCAGCAGCACACCAACAGCAACCAGCGCCAAGTCGACTGGCACTTCACCACCGACGACGCACGCGTGAAACTACGCCACCTCTACCCAACCACACAGCGAAATTAA
- a CDS encoding helix-turn-helix domain-containing protein, whose amino-acid sequence MTTTGVRSASMIRRARVLLALDTSAGEVAPRAVIAERVGVSCDSVRLISKRYAETGGDVWATVGRKERALPPVPSSVTGEVEARLIALACSKPPEGHARWSLRLLEKHVALAEDIPDLDHSTIGRVLKKRNCALT is encoded by the coding sequence GTGACGACGACGGGGGTCCGCAGCGCGTCGATGATCAGGCGGGCGCGGGTGCTGCTCGCGTTGGACACCTCGGCCGGTGAGGTCGCTCCGCGGGCGGTGATCGCGGAGCGGGTCGGGGTCTCGTGCGATTCGGTCCGCCTGATCTCGAAGCGGTACGCGGAGACCGGGGGCGATGTGTGGGCCACGGTCGGCCGGAAGGAACGCGCACTGCCGCCGGTGCCCTCCTCGGTGACCGGCGAGGTCGAGGCAAGGCTGATTGCGCTGGCCTGCTCGAAGCCGCCCGAAGGACACGCCCGCTGGTCGCTGCGCCTGCTGGAGAAGCACGTCGCGCTGGCTGAGGACATCCCGGATCTGGACCACTCCACGATCGGGCGGGTCTTAAAAAAACGGAACTGCGCCCTCACGTGA
- a CDS encoding ABC transporter ATP-binding protein, whose protein sequence is MLIRLLRTYLRPYKRPITFLVLLQFVQTCATLYLPTLNADIIDNGVVNGDSGYILTFGAVMIGVSLAQVVCNIGAVYYGARTAAALGRDVRADVFDRVQSFSAREVGHFGAPSLITRTTNDVQQVQMLALMTFTLMVSAPIMCVGGIVMALGLDVPLSGVLVAVVPVLGVCVLLIVRRLRPLFRSMQERLDTVNRVLREQITGNRVIRAFVRDAYEEERFRRANAELTEVSLGTGRLLALMFPIVMTVVNLSSIAVVWFGAHRIDGGGMEIGDLTAYLAYLMQIVMSVMMATFMFMMVPRAEVCAERVQEVLGTSSSVVPPSSPVVELRRHGHLEIRGAGFRYPGAEEAVLRAVDLVARPGETTAVIGSTGSGKSTLLGLVPRLFDATDGAVLVDGVDVRTVEPALLARTVGLVPQKPYLFAGTVATNLRYGSPDATDEELWHALEVAQAKPFVQGLEGGLDAPIAQGGTNVSGGQRQRLAIARTLVQRPEIYLFDDSFSALDYATDAALRAALARETAEATVVIVAQRVATIRDADRIVVLDEGRVVGTGRHQELMADNETYREIVLSQLTEAEAA, encoded by the coding sequence GTGCTCATACGACTTCTGCGGACCTATCTCAGGCCCTACAAGAGACCCATCACCTTCCTGGTGCTGCTGCAGTTCGTGCAGACCTGCGCCACGCTCTACCTGCCCACCCTCAACGCGGACATCATCGACAACGGTGTCGTCAACGGTGACAGCGGCTACATCCTGACGTTCGGCGCCGTGATGATCGGCGTCTCGCTCGCCCAGGTCGTCTGCAACATCGGTGCCGTCTACTACGGCGCGCGCACGGCCGCCGCGCTCGGCCGGGACGTGCGGGCCGATGTGTTCGACCGGGTGCAGTCGTTCTCCGCCCGCGAGGTCGGCCACTTCGGCGCCCCGTCACTGATCACCCGGACCACCAACGACGTGCAGCAGGTGCAGATGCTGGCCCTGATGACGTTCACACTGATGGTGTCGGCGCCGATCATGTGCGTCGGCGGCATCGTCATGGCGCTCGGCCTGGACGTACCGCTGTCCGGGGTGCTGGTCGCCGTGGTTCCCGTGCTCGGTGTCTGCGTGCTGCTGATCGTGCGGCGGCTGCGGCCGCTGTTCCGGTCCATGCAGGAGCGGCTGGACACGGTGAACCGGGTGCTGCGCGAGCAGATCACCGGCAACCGGGTGATCCGCGCCTTCGTGCGGGACGCCTACGAGGAGGAGCGGTTCCGCCGGGCGAACGCCGAGTTGACGGAGGTGTCGCTGGGCACCGGCAGGCTGCTCGCGCTGATGTTCCCGATCGTCATGACGGTGGTGAACCTGTCGTCGATCGCGGTGGTCTGGTTCGGTGCGCACCGGATCGACGGCGGCGGGATGGAGATCGGCGACCTGACGGCCTATCTCGCGTATCTGATGCAGATCGTGATGTCCGTGATGATGGCCACGTTCATGTTCATGATGGTGCCGCGGGCGGAGGTGTGCGCCGAGCGCGTCCAGGAGGTGCTCGGCACCTCGTCGAGCGTGGTCCCGCCGAGCAGCCCGGTCGTCGAGCTGCGCCGCCACGGCCATCTGGAGATCCGGGGGGCCGGCTTCCGCTACCCGGGTGCCGAGGAGGCCGTGCTCCGGGCCGTCGACCTGGTGGCCCGGCCGGGTGAGACGACCGCGGTGATCGGCTCCACCGGCAGCGGCAAATCCACCCTGCTGGGGCTGGTGCCGCGGCTGTTCGACGCCACCGACGGCGCGGTGCTCGTCGACGGGGTGGACGTGCGCACCGTCGAACCCGCGCTGCTGGCCCGGACCGTCGGACTCGTCCCGCAGAAGCCGTATCTGTTCGCCGGCACGGTGGCGACCAACCTCAGGTACGGCAGTCCGGACGCGACGGACGAGGAACTGTGGCACGCGCTGGAGGTGGCGCAGGCCAAGCCCTTCGTACAGGGACTGGAGGGCGGGCTCGACGCCCCGATCGCACAGGGCGGCACGAATGTCTCCGGCGGTCAGCGGCAGCGGCTGGCCATCGCGCGGACACTGGTCCAGCGCCCGGAGATCTACCTCTTCGACGACTCGTTCTCCGCACTCGACTACGCCACGGACGCGGCGCTGCGCGCGGCGCTGGCCCGGGAGACCGCCGAGGCGACCGTGGTGATCGTCGCCCAGCGGGTGGCGACCATCCGGGACGCCGACCGGATCGTCGTCCTCGACGAGGGCCGGGTGGTCGGCACCGGCCGGCACCAGGAGCTGATGGCGGACAACGAGACCTACCGGGAGATCGTGCTCTCCCAGCTGACGGAAGCGGAGGCTGCCTGA
- a CDS encoding FGGY family carbohydrate kinase — MGIVAGLDSSPDFTRIVVCDADTGAVLRQGYAPHPMEGPEGGRPSDVDPQAWLLSLGEAAGGGLLEGVQAIGVSAQQNALVPLDSQGGTVRPALVGGDKRAQVAAADLIDALGGREAWAQAVGCVPQAAQPVTKLRWLAKNEPDAAARTAVLMQAHDWLVWQLLGRPVRRTTDRGGASGTGYWSAAIGAYRSELVELALGHQVMLPEVIGPAEAAGTTPEGLLISAGTGETMAAAFGLGIGLGDAVVSLGASGSVMAVHSEPLYDQTGMITSLADATGMHLPVVTTLNAVRTLRGTAELLGLADLESLSDLALKSTPGAHGLVLLPYLEGERTPALPHTAGTLAGLRRESMKAEHLARAAFEGMLCGLADALDVLRGRGVEVRRVFLLGPAAELPAVQASAPALFGAQVVVPQPADYAAIGAARQAAWALGVSQGTLDPRTPPAWQGPVAQVLEPGEELAVGQAVRQQFVSVREQTHPGAFRQ; from the coding sequence ATGGGGATAGTCGCTGGGCTGGACAGTTCGCCCGATTTCACTCGTATCGTCGTCTGCGACGCGGACACGGGAGCCGTGCTGCGGCAGGGTTATGCGCCGCATCCGATGGAAGGCCCCGAGGGTGGCCGGCCCAGCGATGTGGATCCACAGGCCTGGCTGCTGTCCCTCGGTGAGGCCGCCGGGGGCGGACTGCTCGAAGGCGTGCAGGCCATCGGCGTGTCCGCGCAGCAGAACGCGCTCGTGCCGCTGGACTCGCAGGGCGGCACCGTGCGCCCGGCGCTGGTCGGCGGGGACAAGCGGGCTCAGGTGGCGGCGGCCGATCTGATCGACGCGCTCGGCGGACGCGAGGCGTGGGCGCAGGCGGTGGGCTGTGTGCCGCAGGCCGCGCAGCCGGTGACCAAGCTGCGCTGGCTCGCCAAGAACGAACCCGACGCCGCCGCGCGCACGGCCGTCCTCATGCAGGCCCACGACTGGCTGGTGTGGCAGTTGCTCGGGCGGCCGGTGCGCCGGACCACCGATCGCGGCGGGGCCTCCGGGACCGGCTACTGGTCCGCGGCCATCGGCGCCTACCGGTCCGAGCTGGTCGAGCTGGCACTCGGTCACCAGGTGATGCTGCCCGAGGTGATCGGGCCCGCGGAGGCGGCCGGTACGACTCCCGAGGGGCTGCTGATCTCCGCCGGTACCGGCGAGACGATGGCGGCCGCGTTCGGGCTGGGGATCGGGCTGGGTGACGCGGTGGTGTCGCTGGGCGCCTCCGGGTCGGTGATGGCGGTCCATTCCGAGCCGCTGTACGACCAGACCGGAATGATCACTTCGCTGGCCGACGCCACCGGGATGCATCTGCCGGTGGTCACCACCCTGAACGCCGTGCGGACCCTGCGCGGTACGGCCGAACTGCTCGGGCTGGCCGACCTGGAGAGCCTGTCCGACCTCGCGCTGAAGTCGACGCCGGGCGCCCACGGTCTTGTGCTGCTGCCGTATCTGGAGGGTGAGCGGACGCCGGCGCTGCCGCACACCGCCGGGACGCTGGCGGGGCTGCGGCGCGAGTCGATGAAGGCCGAGCACCTGGCGCGGGCGGCGTTCGAGGGCATGCTGTGCGGGCTCGCGGACGCGCTGGACGTGCTGCGCGGCCGGGGTGTGGAGGTGCGGCGGGTCTTCCTGCTCGGACCGGCCGCCGAACTGCCCGCCGTACAGGCCTCGGCGCCCGCGTTGTTCGGGGCGCAGGTCGTCGTGCCGCAGCCCGCGGACTACGCGGCGATCGGCGCGGCCCGGCAGGCGGCGTGGGCGCTCGGTGTGTCGCAGGGCACACTCGACCCGCGCACCCCGCCGGCCTGGCAGGGCCCGGTGGCGCAAGTGCTGGAACCCGGTGAGGAACTGGCGGTGGGCCAGGCGGTGCGGCAGCAGTTCGTGTCGGTGCGGGAGCAGACCCACCCGGGGGCCTTCCGGCAGTGA
- a CDS encoding YtxH domain-containing protein produces the protein MRYRLTFVVGIAVGYVLGTRAGRERYEQLKKSARRIAQNPAVRNTAETAAQQGRVYAGKAYHAVSEKVGDRMPDSVAHRVRTLRERNTNGSAEDDWGTSNT, from the coding sequence ATGCGTTACCGGCTCACGTTCGTTGTCGGAATCGCCGTGGGTTACGTGCTGGGCACGCGCGCCGGACGGGAGCGCTACGAGCAGCTGAAGAAGTCCGCGCGCCGGATCGCGCAGAACCCCGCCGTGCGCAACACCGCGGAGACCGCGGCGCAGCAGGGCCGTGTCTACGCCGGCAAGGCGTACCACGCGGTGAGCGAGAAGGTCGGCGACCGGATGCCGGACTCGGTGGCGCACCGGGTGCGCACGCTGCGCGAGCGCAACACGAACGGCTCCGCCGAGGACGACTGGGGCACCAGCAACACCTAG